One region of Bosea sp. 29B genomic DNA includes:
- a CDS encoding glycosyltransferase family 4 protein has product MVTAPFSHRAAPALPAGTRIVHIVRQFLPNRGGLEDVVANLCRAQAALGLKPSVVTLDRLFSRPELVLPASDVIDGIPVTRIPFRGSTRYPLAPQVFSHLRDADLVHVHAIDFFFDALALGWLLHRKPLVATTHGGFFHTTDFAGLKKLWFNGPTRLSAQVYRGIAGCSTNDARMFERLAPGKVRVIENGVDLNKFAGASSLDPQRRLVSIGRFSKNKRPDRLIAMMAALVRREPSWQLDMLGVASDWTEEALRKAIANAGMEQNVTLHLGLDDAGARTVMSRASLFVSASEFEGFGLALVEAMSAGLVPIVQPNAAFAGLASKFPVVRTVDFADADEAALAVEQAHADLVRYPGNTRPRLSDLASYSWHEVTRRYLEFYAAAL; this is encoded by the coding sequence ATCGTGACCGCTCCGTTCTCGCATCGCGCCGCGCCGGCACTGCCGGCCGGCACGCGCATCGTCCATATCGTGCGCCAGTTCCTGCCCAATCGCGGCGGGCTCGAGGACGTCGTCGCCAATCTCTGCCGGGCGCAAGCCGCGCTCGGCCTCAAGCCCTCCGTGGTGACGCTCGACCGGCTGTTCTCGCGACCGGAGCTCGTCCTGCCGGCGAGCGACGTCATCGACGGCATCCCCGTCACCCGCATCCCCTTCCGTGGCTCGACGCGCTATCCGCTCGCACCTCAGGTCTTCTCGCATCTGCGCGATGCCGATCTCGTCCATGTCCACGCGATCGACTTCTTCTTCGATGCGCTCGCTCTGGGCTGGCTGCTGCATCGCAAGCCGCTCGTCGCCACCACCCATGGCGGCTTCTTCCACACCACCGATTTCGCCGGCCTGAAGAAGCTCTGGTTCAACGGCCCGACCCGGCTTTCGGCGCAGGTCTATCGTGGCATCGCCGGCTGCAGCACGAACGATGCCCGCATGTTCGAGCGGCTCGCGCCCGGCAAGGTCCGCGTGATCGAGAACGGCGTCGACCTCAACAAGTTCGCCGGCGCCTCCAGCCTCGACCCGCAGCGGCGCCTCGTCAGCATCGGCCGCTTCTCCAAGAACAAGCGACCGGACCGGCTGATCGCGATGATGGCGGCGCTCGTGCGGCGCGAGCCTTCCTGGCAGCTCGACATGCTCGGCGTCGCCTCCGACTGGACCGAAGAGGCGCTGCGCAAGGCGATCGCCAACGCCGGCATGGAGCAGAATGTGACGCTGCATCTCGGCCTCGACGATGCCGGCGCGCGAACGGTGATGAGCCGTGCCTCGCTCTTCGTCTCGGCCTCGGAGTTCGAGGGTTTCGGCCTTGCCCTGGTCGAGGCGATGAGCGCCGGCCTGGTACCGATCGTCCAGCCCAATGCCGCCTTCGCCGGCCTGGCGAGCAAATTCCCGGTCGTCCGCACCGTCGATTTCGCCGATGCGGACGAGGCTGCGTTGGCCGTCGAGCAGGCTCATGCCGATCTCGTCCGCTATCCCGGCAATACGCGTCCACGCCTCTCGGACCTCGCATCCTATTCCTGGCACGAGGTCACGCGCCGCTATCTCGAATTCTACGCCGCCGCGCTCTGA
- a CDS encoding alpha/beta fold hydrolase, translating into MTAAAAYRIDPAGETSTAPSPFGTPVTFGGSMGMLHAGRAPIAVLMLGAIGYEELCLRATWRSLAQAISDKGIACLRFDYPGQGDAHEAADVQGLEDWFETIRAAADLLRRASGCERLILLGQGLGGTLALRLAEELAPVAASVLMAPVANGKRYLRELSAWTRIVSDRIGIGTDPDDDTRCAVAGLRIAPGRLPAIATLGTGALSQAPSEQVLLLSRPGHGGDATLAEALSGLSAAVTQRDYDGYEILTTDPTAARPPMATVAGIVDWIAKRAAAAGSAPADIGTLQLPGPAEGLLGDGFVERPIRFGPDGRLFGVLCEPVGPTARETIVFVNAGRDYHIGWARVSVSQARAFAQRGIASLRFDASSVGDSGIAADGPEEILYSQAQIDDVRLAIDAMQAHGFDAPILIGRCSGAYAAFHAAVVDERIRRLVIINNERFVWDPDESVEDAIRYAHRSAGDLGATLARKDGLRRLLTGKLRVGPAGRYLIYRYRKRLSVKLAPVLGRLTKHGRLHHQCHRHFATLTARNVELSLLYADGDVGMAELETYFGEAGKGLAAYPNASLTMLADADHNFTHLAAGRRLLDALMRIVVP; encoded by the coding sequence ATGACGGCAGCTGCAGCCTATCGTATCGATCCGGCCGGCGAGACGAGCACGGCCCCCTCGCCTTTCGGCACGCCGGTGACCTTTGGCGGCAGCATGGGCATGCTCCATGCAGGCCGCGCCCCGATCGCGGTGCTGATGCTCGGCGCCATCGGCTATGAGGAGCTCTGCCTGCGCGCGACATGGCGCAGCCTGGCGCAGGCGATCTCGGACAAGGGCATCGCCTGCCTGCGCTTCGACTATCCCGGCCAGGGCGACGCCCATGAAGCCGCCGATGTGCAAGGGTTGGAGGACTGGTTCGAGACCATCCGCGCCGCCGCCGACCTGCTGCGCCGCGCCAGCGGCTGCGAGCGCCTCATCCTGCTCGGCCAGGGCCTCGGCGGCACGCTGGCGCTCAGGCTCGCCGAGGAGCTCGCGCCGGTCGCAGCCAGCGTGCTGATGGCTCCGGTCGCCAACGGCAAGCGCTATCTGCGCGAGCTCTCGGCCTGGACGCGCATCGTCTCGGACCGGATCGGCATCGGCACCGACCCCGATGACGATACGCGCTGTGCCGTTGCGGGCCTGCGCATCGCCCCCGGCCGCCTGCCCGCGATCGCGACGCTCGGCACGGGAGCACTCAGCCAGGCGCCGTCCGAGCAGGTGCTGCTCCTGTCCCGCCCCGGCCATGGCGGCGATGCGACCCTGGCAGAGGCGCTGTCCGGCCTCAGCGCCGCCGTGACGCAGCGCGACTATGACGGCTACGAGATCCTGACCACCGACCCGACCGCGGCGCGCCCGCCCATGGCGACCGTCGCCGGGATCGTCGACTGGATCGCCAAGCGAGCGGCGGCGGCCGGCTCTGCTCCCGCCGACATCGGGACGCTGCAATTGCCCGGCCCGGCGGAAGGCCTGCTCGGCGACGGCTTCGTCGAGCGTCCGATCCGCTTCGGCCCGGATGGCCGGCTCTTCGGCGTGCTCTGCGAGCCGGTCGGGCCGACGGCGCGCGAAACCATCGTCTTCGTCAATGCCGGCCGCGACTACCATATCGGTTGGGCCCGGGTCAGCGTCAGCCAGGCGCGCGCCTTTGCCCAGCGCGGCATCGCCTCCCTGCGCTTCGACGCCAGTAGCGTCGGCGACAGCGGGATCGCCGCCGACGGGCCGGAGGAGATCCTCTATTCGCAGGCGCAGATCGACGATGTCCGCCTCGCCATCGACGCCATGCAGGCGCACGGCTTCGACGCGCCGATCCTGATCGGGCGCTGCAGCGGTGCCTATGCTGCCTTCCACGCCGCCGTCGTCGACGAGCGCATCCGCCGCCTCGTCATCATCAACAATGAGCGCTTCGTCTGGGATCCGGACGAGAGCGTCGAGGATGCGATCCGCTATGCCCATCGCAGTGCCGGCGATCTCGGCGCGACACTGGCCCGCAAGGACGGCTTGCGCCGCCTGCTCACCGGCAAGCTCCGGGTCGGGCCGGCCGGGCGCTATCTGATCTACCGGTACCGTAAGCGGCTCTCGGTCAAGCTCGCGCCGGTTCTCGGCCGGCTGACCAAGCATGGCCGGCTCCACCACCAGTGCCATCGTCATTTCGCCACGCTCACGGCGCGCAATGTCGAATTGTCGCTGCTCTATGCCGATGGCGATGTCGGCATGGCCGAGCTCGAGACCTATTTCGGCGAGGCCGGCAAGGGCCTTGCCGCCTATCCGAACGCCTCGCTGACCATGCTCGCCGACGCCGACCACAACTTCACGCATCTCGCTGCCGGGCGCCGGCTGCTCGATGCGCTGATGCGGATTGTCGTGCCGTGA
- a CDS encoding ABC transporter substrate-binding protein, with amino-acid sequence MDRRQFLKASAAATFLPAAPHLASAQDTKTLRFVPYSDVAIIDPIWTNGYSTRTHALLVWDTLYGLDEQFQPQPQMVEGHVVEEDGKRWTLTLRPGLVFHDGSKVLARDAVASIKRWGARDTFGQALMAATDELSAPDDRTIVFRLKTPFPQLPAALARPSALVAAIMPERLAQTDPFKQIPEAIGSGPYRYLTADRIAGARHVYARHEGYVPRPSGTPSFTAGPRTPHLDRIEFTVMPDAATAVAALQTGAVDWVEQPIIDLLPLLRKDPNIVVEVKDRTGMAGQLRLNHLQPPFNNPAVRRVILQAIDQEECMNAVCGGDPQVERGSIGFFPNNSPMASDVAAKTLKAPKDFGKLKQELAAAGYKGERAVFLAAQDVPRIALVCDVAADALRKIGVNVDFVAADWGTVLQRISSRNPVEQGGWSCYVTYWAGLDLGSPATSSPLRGNGAKGSPGWPDSPQIEALRARFLTAADPTEQKAIAREIELQAMQDVPYVPAGQYLQPVAYRKNLTGMLNGVPVFTNLRKG; translated from the coding sequence ATGGATCGACGCCAGTTCCTGAAAGCCTCGGCCGCGGCCACCTTCCTGCCGGCCGCGCCGCATCTCGCCAGCGCTCAGGACACCAAGACCCTGCGCTTCGTGCCCTATTCCGACGTCGCGATCATCGATCCGATCTGGACCAACGGCTATTCGACGCGCACCCACGCCCTGCTGGTCTGGGACACGCTTTACGGGCTCGACGAGCAGTTCCAGCCGCAGCCGCAAATGGTCGAGGGCCATGTCGTCGAGGAGGACGGCAAACGCTGGACGCTGACGCTGCGGCCCGGCCTCGTCTTCCATGATGGCAGCAAGGTGCTGGCGCGCGACGCCGTCGCCTCGATCAAACGCTGGGGCGCCCGCGACACTTTCGGCCAGGCGCTGATGGCCGCGACCGACGAGCTTTCCGCGCCTGATGACCGCACCATCGTCTTCCGCCTGAAGACGCCATTCCCGCAGCTGCCGGCGGCGCTCGCCCGCCCGAGCGCGCTCGTCGCCGCGATCATGCCGGAGCGCCTCGCCCAGACCGATCCGTTCAAGCAGATCCCCGAGGCGATCGGCAGCGGCCCCTATCGCTATCTCACCGCCGACCGGATCGCCGGCGCCCGCCATGTCTATGCACGGCACGAGGGTTACGTCCCGCGCCCGAGCGGCACGCCGAGCTTCACCGCCGGGCCGCGCACGCCCCATCTCGACCGCATCGAATTCACTGTCATGCCCGATGCTGCGACCGCGGTCGCAGCGCTGCAGACCGGCGCGGTCGACTGGGTCGAGCAGCCGATCATCGATCTGCTGCCGCTGCTGCGGAAGGACCCGAACATCGTCGTCGAGGTCAAGGACCGGACCGGCATGGCCGGGCAGCTCCGGCTCAACCATCTGCAGCCGCCCTTCAACAATCCGGCGGTGCGCCGCGTCATCCTCCAGGCGATCGACCAGGAGGAGTGCATGAACGCCGTGTGCGGCGGCGATCCGCAGGTCGAGCGCGGCAGCATCGGCTTCTTCCCGAACAACTCGCCGATGGCGTCCGACGTCGCGGCCAAGACCCTGAAAGCTCCGAAGGATTTCGGCAAGCTCAAGCAGGAACTCGCTGCGGCCGGCTACAAAGGCGAGCGCGCCGTCTTCCTTGCGGCGCAGGATGTGCCGCGCATTGCCCTGGTCTGCGATGTCGCCGCCGATGCGCTGCGCAAGATCGGTGTCAATGTCGACTTCGTCGCCGCTGACTGGGGCACCGTCCTGCAGCGCATCAGCAGCCGCAACCCGGTCGAGCAGGGCGGCTGGAGCTGCTACGTCACCTATTGGGCCGGGCTCGATCTCGGCTCGCCGGCGACGAGCTCACCCTTGCGCGGCAATGGCGCCAAGGGCAGTCCGGGCTGGCCCGACAGCCCGCAGATCGAGGCGTTGCGCGCTCGCTTCCTGACCGCCGCGGACCCGACCGAGCAGAAGGCGATCGCTCGTGAGATCGAACTGCAGGCGATGCAGGACGTGCCTTATGTCCCGGCCGGCCAGTACCTGCAGCCGGTCGCCTATCGCAAGAACCTCACCGGCATGCTGAACGGCGTCCCGGTCTTCACCAATCTGCGCAAGGGCTGA
- a CDS encoding GntR family transcriptional regulator: MSFASKGMAATAQDEAYRAILQDIRSGRYQPGERLIPETIARELAMSRMPVREAFQRLANEGLVLIRPNRGCVVSGLTIEEIYELFEIRSVLEGLAVRLAMPRFDAAALAELDDHVVRMHRAGAAGGADWLSRHQEFHAYICGLSRRPKLIAQIAALHIAVEPYMRVWLHHVAQPAHATERQDEVVEAIRTDDAEHAEAVMRDHVLRTAPRLAEFLRSRGQAAGIPSTLPASAQL, translated from the coding sequence ATGAGCTTCGCCTCGAAAGGCATGGCTGCGACGGCGCAGGACGAGGCCTATCGCGCCATCCTCCAGGACATCCGCAGCGGGCGCTATCAGCCCGGCGAGCGCTTGATTCCCGAGACGATCGCGCGCGAACTCGCCATGAGCCGCATGCCGGTGCGCGAAGCCTTCCAGCGCCTCGCCAATGAAGGCCTCGTTCTCATCCGCCCCAATCGCGGCTGCGTCGTCTCCGGCCTGACCATCGAGGAGATCTACGAGCTCTTCGAGATCCGCTCGGTGCTGGAGGGGCTGGCGGTCCGCCTCGCCATGCCGCGCTTCGATGCCGCCGCCCTGGCCGAGCTCGACGACCATGTCGTCCGTATGCACCGCGCCGGCGCGGCTGGCGGCGCCGACTGGCTGAGCCGGCACCAGGAATTCCACGCTTATATCTGCGGGCTGAGCCGGCGCCCCAAGCTGATCGCCCAGATCGCGGCGCTGCACATCGCCGTCGAGCCCTATATGCGCGTCTGGCTCCACCATGTCGCCCAGCCCGCCCATGCCACCGAGCGCCAGGACGAGGTCGTCGAGGCGATCAGGACCGACGATGCCGAGCATGCCGAGGCGGTGATGCGCGACCACGTCCTGCGCACTGCGCCGCGCCTCGCCGAGTTCCTGCGCAGCCGCGGCCAGGCAGCCGGAATTCCATCGACCTTGCCGGCCAGCGCGCAGCTCTGA
- a CDS encoding lipopolysaccharide biosynthesis protein, producing MRELLDLAWNGAGRFLPAFSSRFSSTLLSFLVLLAASHFLPTSEYGLYVFLFSIGSALGLIAVLGQQILVVKHYRRAEASGHPLNQALLGVNARWLALGCFVLLAAALPLWLFADRLPPTYHYLWLAFVFAAIFALSEYLQNYFRIHGRINMSLVPREIVWRSSSILLIAGAGLAGFLSGGAGAMAIITGLLAATTLYQSVCFLQDEGVSWLRARDQVPPETHGEWRRESGYFIANNVLNSASAYLETILIGALLGLNEAGFYFVALRISMLLLLPLAAIDTVGIPMIAARFQKSDTAGAQLLIGRLSFASFCISLLGALALAVVAPFILHLFNPEFVKHEDVLTALCVLSVSLAFFGPGSWLLMIGGGERFFLIARAIMFVLYLGLLYALARVGGLMGIAIAGLAFSTASSLAAWYWIKQKWRIDNMATAFFRPFLFGGAPQDKPDPLPTGRASEGAGR from the coding sequence GTGAGGGAATTGCTCGATCTCGCCTGGAACGGAGCCGGCCGCTTCCTGCCGGCTTTCTCGTCGCGCTTCAGCAGCACGCTGCTCAGCTTCCTCGTCCTGCTGGCCGCAAGCCATTTCCTGCCGACCTCGGAATATGGGCTCTACGTCTTCCTGTTCTCCATCGGCAGCGCACTCGGGCTGATCGCCGTGCTCGGCCAGCAGATCCTGGTGGTGAAGCATTATCGCCGGGCCGAAGCGAGCGGCCATCCGCTCAACCAGGCCCTGCTCGGCGTCAACGCACGCTGGCTCGCCTTGGGCTGCTTCGTGCTGCTGGCGGCGGCGCTGCCGCTCTGGCTGTTCGCCGACCGGCTGCCGCCGACCTATCACTATCTCTGGCTCGCCTTCGTCTTCGCCGCGATCTTCGCGCTCAGCGAATACCTCCAGAACTATTTCCGCATCCATGGCCGGATCAACATGTCGCTGGTGCCGCGCGAGATCGTCTGGCGCAGCAGCTCGATCCTGTTGATCGCGGGGGCTGGGCTCGCCGGCTTCCTGAGCGGCGGCGCGGGCGCGATGGCGATCATCACCGGCCTGCTCGCCGCGACCACGCTCTACCAGAGCGTCTGCTTCCTGCAGGACGAGGGAGTGAGCTGGCTCAGGGCGCGCGACCAGGTGCCGCCGGAGACCCATGGCGAGTGGCGCCGGGAGAGCGGCTATTTCATCGCCAACAACGTGCTGAACTCGGCCTCGGCCTATCTGGAAACCATCCTGATCGGCGCGCTGCTCGGCCTGAACGAGGCGGGCTTCTATTTCGTCGCGCTGCGGATCTCGATGCTGCTCCTGCTGCCACTGGCGGCGATCGACACGGTCGGCATCCCGATGATCGCCGCCCGTTTCCAGAAGTCCGACACGGCCGGCGCCCAATTGCTGATCGGGCGACTGTCCTTCGCGAGCTTCTGCATCTCGCTGCTGGGTGCGCTGGCGCTCGCCGTCGTCGCGCCCTTTATCCTGCATTTGTTCAATCCGGAATTCGTCAAGCATGAGGACGTGCTGACCGCGCTCTGCGTGCTCTCGGTCTCGCTCGCCTTCTTCGGTCCCGGCTCCTGGCTGCTGATGATCGGCGGCGGCGAGCGCTTCTTCCTGATCGCGCGGGCGATCATGTTCGTCCTCTATCTCGGCCTGCTCTACGCGCTGGCGCGGGTCGGCGGGCTGATGGGCATCGCCATCGCCGGGCTGGCCTTCAGCACCGCCTCCAGCCTCGCCGCCTGGTACTGGATCAAGCAGAAATGGCGGATCGACAACATGGCGACCGCTTTCTTCCGGCCCTTCCTGTTCGGCGGCGCGCCGCAGGACAAGCCAGACCCGCTGCCGACCGGCCGCGCCAGCGAAGGAGCCGGCCGATGA
- a CDS encoding glycoside hydrolase family 5 protein gives MRLAALTLVLLTALPAQAETCLRGVNLSGAEFGDTPGKVDTDYTYPSEQAIQRLGKLGASAIRLPFRWERIQPELNGGLDIMELAYLDQTVRRINEAGLIAIIDLHNYGYYAKKQLGSKELQAEALANVWSRLAAHYRDRPKLVFSLMNEPYDITSANWAKFQNVAIAAIRKAGARQLLLVTGTAFGGAHSWTSDLPVGNNGRDLLGVVDPLDRYAYDFHQYLDADYSGRAPECSAAAGALKAIDDVTAWLKANGRRGFLGEFAASDKPECLTALRQMATKVDASPQQWLGWTAWGAGPWWPADYVFNLEPTKAGERPQMKVLLERLKTKRPSAICGREAKS, from the coding sequence GTGAGGCTGGCCGCGCTCACACTGGTGCTGCTCACCGCCCTGCCGGCGCAGGCGGAGACTTGCCTGCGCGGCGTCAACTTGTCTGGCGCCGAATTCGGCGACACGCCCGGCAAGGTCGACACCGACTACACCTATCCGAGCGAACAGGCGATCCAGCGGCTCGGCAAGCTCGGCGCCAGCGCCATCCGCCTGCCCTTTCGCTGGGAGCGCATCCAGCCAGAGCTCAACGGCGGGCTCGACATCATGGAGCTGGCCTATCTCGACCAGACGGTCCGCCGGATCAACGAGGCCGGGCTGATCGCCATCATCGACCTGCATAATTACGGCTACTACGCCAAGAAGCAGCTCGGTTCCAAGGAGCTTCAGGCGGAGGCACTCGCCAATGTCTGGAGCCGGCTCGCCGCGCATTATCGCGACCGGCCCAAGCTCGTCTTCTCGCTAATGAACGAGCCCTACGACATCACCAGCGCCAACTGGGCGAAGTTCCAGAACGTCGCCATCGCCGCGATCCGCAAGGCTGGCGCCAGGCAGCTCCTGCTGGTCACCGGCACGGCCTTCGGCGGCGCCCATAGCTGGACCTCGGACCTGCCGGTCGGCAACAATGGCCGCGACCTCCTCGGCGTCGTCGACCCGCTCGACCGCTACGCCTACGACTTCCACCAATATCTCGACGCCGACTATTCCGGCCGCGCTCCCGAGTGCTCGGCCGCGGCCGGTGCGCTGAAAGCGATCGACGACGTCACCGCCTGGCTCAAGGCCAATGGCCGCCGAGGCTTCCTCGGCGAGTTCGCCGCGTCCGACAAGCCGGAATGCCTGACTGCGCTCAGGCAGATGGCGACGAAGGTCGATGCCAGCCCGCAGCAATGGCTCGGCTGGACCGCCTGGGGCGCCGGACCCTGGTGGCCAGCAGACTATGTCTTCAATCTCGAACCGACCAAGGCCGGCGAGCGCCCGCAGATGAAGGTGCTGCTCGAGCGCTTGAAGACGAAGCGGCCCAGCGCCATCTGCGGCCGGGAGGCCAAATCGTGA
- a CDS encoding glycosyltransferase family 4 protein has protein sequence MRILMACAAFPPFIDGGGPISAMIVAKLLLAAGHDLTVVNVSGEDKHETYDGVPVHRLRSLNIDWNYRLPRPGWKKAIWHALENFNPRAFFVMRREIRRLRPDVVLTDSIENINVATWAASKSCGVPVAHILRSTFLLCWKGSMWRGNDNCGRACGSCQATSYGKKLNSRFVDAVIGETDFIIGRHTEHGYFPNASTHAIPGAIAPVPGALPRTAPPTERPLRIGFIGVHDPVKGLDTLAAAAQRLAGEPVEFLIAGTGQSDYAKALPERFPAQNTRFLGWTKPDAFLPEIDVLVVPSLFREPFGRVVIEAFAHGVPVIGARSGGIPETIQPGVNGALFEPGDDAALAEQIMTYARDRTLVAAQSAGTLAAAARYSPDRIAAAYGAVFDGLVGKPAGNALLQPREARP, from the coding sequence ATGCGTATCCTGATGGCCTGTGCAGCGTTCCCGCCCTTCATCGACGGCGGCGGGCCGATCTCGGCGATGATCGTCGCCAAGCTGCTGCTCGCGGCCGGCCATGACCTGACCGTCGTCAACGTCTCCGGCGAGGACAAGCACGAGACCTATGACGGCGTGCCGGTGCACCGTCTGCGCTCGCTCAACATCGACTGGAACTACCGGCTGCCCCGGCCAGGCTGGAAGAAGGCGATCTGGCATGCGCTGGAGAACTTCAATCCGCGCGCCTTTTTCGTGATGCGCCGCGAGATCAGGCGCCTGCGACCGGACGTCGTGCTGACCGACTCGATCGAGAACATCAATGTCGCGACCTGGGCGGCGTCGAAGAGCTGCGGCGTGCCGGTCGCGCATATCCTGCGCAGCACCTTCCTGCTCTGCTGGAAAGGCAGCATGTGGCGCGGCAACGACAATTGCGGGCGCGCCTGCGGCTCCTGCCAGGCGACGTCCTATGGCAAGAAGCTGAATTCGCGTTTCGTCGACGCGGTGATCGGCGAGACCGATTTCATCATCGGCCGCCACACCGAGCACGGCTATTTCCCGAACGCGTCGACGCACGCCATTCCCGGCGCGATCGCGCCCGTCCCCGGCGCCCTGCCCCGTACGGCGCCGCCAACGGAGCGCCCGCTGCGCATCGGCTTCATCGGCGTCCATGATCCGGTCAAGGGCCTGGACACGCTCGCTGCCGCCGCCCAGCGGCTCGCAGGCGAACCGGTCGAGTTCCTGATCGCCGGCACAGGCCAGAGCGACTATGCCAAGGCCCTGCCCGAGCGCTTCCCGGCGCAGAACACCCGCTTCCTCGGCTGGACCAAGCCCGACGCGTTCCTGCCTGAGATCGACGTCCTCGTCGTCCCCTCATTGTTCCGCGAGCCGTTCGGGCGGGTGGTGATCGAGGCCTTCGCCCATGGCGTACCGGTGATCGGCGCCCGGTCCGGCGGCATCCCCGAGACGATCCAGCCGGGCGTCAACGGCGCCCTGTTCGAGCCGGGTGACGACGCCGCGCTGGCCGAGCAAATCATGACTTACGCCAGGGATCGCACGCTCGTCGCGGCGCAGTCGGCCGGCACGCTCGCCGCTGCCGCCCGCTACAGCCCGGATCGAATCGCCGCCGCCTATGGCGCCGTCTTCGATGGTCTCGTCGGCAAGCCGGCCGGGAACGCCCTCCTGCAGCCGCGGGAGGCGAGGCCGTGA
- a CDS encoding GumC family protein, with the protein MSAAFEAGRREEAPVKDRDSAAFSLSDLLQLLRRRRWLVIASAAICLLFALAYLAVQVAVYRATAELLVDPQALQVVGKDIVRTDTSASIDFANVDSQALVMTSTGVLRQLIEELDLENDPAFVRPPGLVSRLLGKLVQPTPEQRLAQAVDALKKAIVIQRVDNSLVFRITVSHPQAQKAADIANGLAQVYFRQGNDGRRAVVERANISLIGQIAGLRTQLDEAERAVQSFRSQHSLVSTGEGGLIISQQLRDLYGQISQAEAELARQQARRDQLARYQSRDPLSDTLPEALTSSVVTSLRGQYAQSAREAASLAQTLAPQHPRLIEIRAELAETRRLLSGELARLRSTVQESYRQTEANLANLRKRATELTKSQEVSGAAQIKLRQLESEAEAVRVVYSASLQRAKELEQQKRIETNNSRMLSEAVAPAQPTKPPAPVVLAAALLFGACAGLGIAYLLEWLPSSRIIPERLKPMAALTPEAAGQAIGVGTVVSLPAATARREDALIPVTRLLQRTLGPHLPASVMIAGSVDDATQAALAEHLANSLAAHGESVLLCQDGSGRDMNIRRIEPPASATAKPGRRRNFIIMRRTSPSDGKAGARPDAIVFAASLTGETPRSLVDQAAAIDPVGEHIVALVIPEDAGTGARGLASRWLRRPAQAAA; encoded by the coding sequence GTGTCGGCTGCGTTCGAGGCGGGGAGACGGGAGGAGGCGCCGGTGAAGGACCGCGACTCCGCCGCTTTCAGTCTGTCCGACTTGCTCCAGCTGCTGCGCCGCCGCCGCTGGTTGGTGATCGCCAGTGCCGCAATCTGCCTGCTGTTCGCGCTCGCCTATCTTGCGGTGCAGGTCGCGGTCTACCGCGCGACCGCCGAGCTGCTCGTCGATCCGCAGGCGCTCCAGGTCGTCGGCAAGGACATCGTGCGCACCGACACCTCGGCCTCGATCGACTTCGCCAACGTCGACAGCCAAGCCCTGGTGATGACCTCCACCGGCGTGCTGCGCCAGCTGATCGAGGAGCTCGACCTCGAGAACGATCCCGCCTTCGTCCGGCCGCCGGGACTGGTCTCGCGCCTGCTCGGCAAGCTGGTGCAGCCGACGCCCGAGCAGCGCCTGGCCCAGGCGGTCGATGCGCTCAAGAAGGCGATCGTGATCCAGCGCGTCGACAACTCGCTGGTCTTCCGCATCACCGTCTCGCATCCGCAGGCGCAAAAGGCGGCCGACATCGCCAATGGACTGGCTCAAGTCTATTTCCGCCAGGGCAATGACGGCCGCCGCGCCGTCGTCGAGCGCGCCAACATCTCGCTGATCGGCCAGATCGCCGGCCTGCGCACGCAGCTCGACGAGGCGGAACGCGCCGTCCAGAGCTTCCGCAGCCAGCACAGCCTCGTCAGTACCGGCGAGGGCGGGCTCATCATCTCGCAGCAATTGCGCGATCTCTATGGCCAGATCAGCCAGGCGGAGGCCGAGCTTGCGCGCCAGCAGGCAAGGCGCGACCAGCTCGCCCGCTATCAGAGCCGCGATCCCTTGTCCGACACCCTGCCGGAGGCGCTCACCTCCTCGGTGGTGACCTCGCTCAGGGGGCAATACGCCCAGAGCGCGCGCGAGGCGGCGAGCCTTGCCCAGACGCTCGCGCCGCAGCATCCGCGCCTGATCGAGATCCGGGCCGAGCTCGCCGAAACGCGCAGGCTGCTGTCCGGAGAGCTCGCCCGCCTGCGTTCGACGGTGCAGGAAAGCTATCGCCAGACGGAGGCCAATCTCGCCAATCTCAGGAAGCGGGCGACGGAGCTGACCAAGTCGCAGGAGGTCAGCGGCGCCGCGCAGATCAAACTGCGCCAGCTCGAGAGCGAGGCCGAGGCGGTGCGCGTCGTCTACAGCGCCTCGCTGCAGCGCGCCAAGGAGCTGGAGCAGCAGAAGCGGATCGAGACCAATAATTCGCGCATGCTGTCGGAAGCGGTCGCGCCGGCGCAGCCGACCAAGCCGCCGGCTCCGGTCGTGCTCGCCGCAGCCCTGCTCTTCGGCGCCTGCGCCGGCCTCGGCATCGCCTATCTGCTGGAATGGCTGCCATCCTCGCGGATCATCCCCGAGCGGCTGAAGCCGATGGCAGCGTTGACGCCGGAGGCCGCCGGCCAGGCGATAGGCGTCGGCACGGTGGTATCTCTGCCGGCCGCGACAGCCCGTCGCGAGGATGCGCTCATACCGGTGACACGCCTGCTGCAGCGGACGCTGGGCCCGCATCTGCCGGCCTCCGTGATGATCGCCGGCTCGGTCGACGACGCGACGCAGGCGGCGCTCGCCGAACATCTCGCCAACAGCCTGGCGGCGCATGGCGAGAGTGTTCTGCTCTGCCAGGACGGCTCGGGCCGCGACATGAACATCCGCCGGATCGAGCCGCCCGCCTCGGCCACGGCCAAGCCCGGGCGGCGGCGCAACTTCATCATCATGCGGCGCACCTCCCCGTCGGACGGCAAGGCGGGTGCGCGTCCGGATGCGATCGTGTTTGCCGCGTCCCTGACCGGCGAGACTCCGCGCAGTCTGGTCGACCAGGCGGCGGCGATCGACCCGGTCGGCGAGCACATCGTCGCGCTCGTCATTCCCGAAGATGCGGGAACCGGCGCGCGCGGCCTGGCGTCGCGCTGGCTGCGTCGCCCGGCTCAGGCGGCGGCGTGA